The Pusillibacter faecalis genome has a window encoding:
- a CDS encoding sigma-54 interaction domain-containing protein, with product MAAEDISRCAIEISHKSKHPEGSMAEKKIPSNYFDMTLDECRLVFDTIDNLIIIDNQGIIKYFSPGMFSMVEAYNKRALPDVVAGKHISEVHPASKIGNAVRGGRFDETCFYFASDVTNIAKIKNLYKDGTLVGAIDYDIFTDGQELKDFLDKIAAYSEKGFLNLQDTFQSMYETSKKQHAIKYCVTDIIGKSQAMISLRMQIGKISESNSTVLLTGKTGVGKEVVAHSIHNLSLRCKYPMVEINCAAIPESLVESELFGYEEGSFTGAKRGGRTGKFEMADKSTIFLDEIDQLPYHIQPKLLRVLQEREITRIGGETKPVDIRVIAATNKDLWNMVREGRFREDLYYRLNVVEVHIPPLTERKDDIPLLVNFQLKKLSREMTKEVRSVSKEVMELLMGYDWPGNVRELNNVLEHAMNICQGDTLKLEHFDSFVSRVLEKRVPVDFSAESPLERVRANAEAAAIRRALELTQNNRSMAARLLKISRTALYDKMQKYNISSK from the coding sequence ATGGCGGCTGAAGACATCTCCCGCTGCGCGATAGAAATATCACACAAGAGCAAGCATCCGGAGGGCAGCATGGCAGAGAAAAAAATTCCGTCCAACTATTTCGATATGACACTGGATGAGTGCCGCCTGGTATTTGATACCATTGATAATCTGATTATCATTGATAACCAGGGAATCATCAAATACTTTTCACCTGGCATGTTTTCCATGGTGGAGGCCTATAACAAGCGGGCGCTGCCGGATGTGGTGGCCGGAAAACACATTAGTGAGGTTCATCCAGCTTCGAAAATCGGGAATGCTGTGAGGGGCGGGCGTTTTGACGAGACCTGCTTTTATTTTGCGTCTGATGTGACCAACATTGCAAAAATCAAAAATTTATACAAAGACGGCACACTGGTGGGCGCCATCGACTACGATATCTTCACGGATGGCCAAGAGCTCAAGGATTTTCTGGATAAGATTGCGGCATATTCTGAAAAAGGTTTCCTGAATCTGCAAGATACCTTTCAGTCCATGTATGAGACGAGCAAAAAGCAGCATGCCATCAAGTACTGTGTCACGGATATCATTGGGAAAAGCCAAGCTATGATCTCCCTGCGGATGCAGATCGGTAAGATCAGTGAATCCAACTCCACGGTACTGCTGACTGGAAAGACCGGGGTCGGCAAGGAGGTGGTGGCCCATTCCATCCACAATCTCAGCCTCCGCTGCAAGTACCCGATGGTGGAGATCAACTGTGCAGCGATTCCGGAATCCCTGGTGGAAAGCGAACTTTTTGGCTATGAGGAGGGCTCCTTTACTGGTGCAAAGCGGGGCGGAAGAACTGGAAAGTTTGAGATGGCCGATAAGAGCACCATTTTTCTGGATGAGATTGACCAGCTTCCGTATCACATTCAGCCAAAGCTGCTCCGCGTTCTGCAGGAGCGAGAGATTACCCGTATCGGCGGCGAGACAAAGCCGGTGGATATTCGGGTCATTGCCGCTACCAACAAGGATCTTTGGAACATGGTAAGGGAGGGGCGCTTCCGGGAAGACCTGTACTACCGGCTCAATGTAGTGGAGGTCCACATCCCCCCATTGACGGAGCGGAAAGACGATATTCCTCTGCTGGTAAACTTTCAGCTAAAGAAGCTCAGCCGGGAGATGACCAAGGAGGTACGCAGTGTGTCCAAAGAGGTCATGGAGCTGCTGATGGGCTATGACTGGCCGGGAAACGTACGGGAGCTGAACAATGTGCTGGAGCATGCGATGAATATCTGCCAGGGCGATACTCTGAAGCTAGAGCATTTTGACAGCTTTGTTTCCAGAGTGCTGGAAAAGCGAGTTCCCGTGGATTTTTCGGCGGAGTCTCCGCTGGAGCGGGTTCGTGCCAACGCGGAGGCAGCGGCGATTCGGCGGGCTTTGGAGCTGACACAGAACAACCGAAGCATGGCAGCCAGGCTGCTGAAGATTTCTCGAACCGCGCTTTATGATAAAATGCAAAAATATAATATTTCATCAAAATAA
- a CDS encoding nuclear transport factor 2 family protein translates to MLRPKEVVCKWVDAFNNHDVETITSLYHENATNHQVTNAPVVGIEAIHSMFKEEFAAADMTAIVENIFEDGQWAILEWKDPLGLRGCGFFQVVNGKILFQRGYWDKLSFLKQHNLPVE, encoded by the coding sequence ATGTTAAGACCTAAAGAAGTAGTATGCAAGTGGGTAGATGCTTTTAATAATCATGATGTAGAAACAATTACCAGTCTTTATCATGAAAATGCAACAAACCACCAAGTAACAAATGCTCCCGTCGTAGGAATTGAAGCCATTCACTCAATGTTCAAAGAAGAATTTGCTGCCGCAGACATGACTGCCATTGTAGAAAATATATTTGAAGATGGGCAATGGGCAATTTTAGAATGGAAGGACCCTTTAGGATTGCGAGGCTGTGGTTTTTTCCAGGTTGTAAATGGAAAGATTTTGTTTCAACGAGGTTACTGGGATAAACTGTCTTTCTTGAAACAACACAATTTACCTGTGGAGTAA
- a CDS encoding Crp/Fnr family transcriptional regulator: protein MELCHYLPFFQALPPAEQSALSHAAVRRRVPQGTLLHNGSADCLGLLVIELGQLRAYMTSDEGREITLYRLFDRDICLFSASCMLSSIQFDIIICAEKETAFWMIPADFYKRLMERSVAVSNYTNQLMASRFTEVMWLVEQILWKSFDQRLARFLVEESALEQTSLLITTHEKIAAHLGTAREVVTRMLKYFQSEGMVRLTRGAIELLDLKRLEILAQI from the coding sequence ATGGAACTGTGCCACTATCTTCCCTTCTTCCAAGCTTTGCCGCCAGCAGAACAGTCCGCTCTCTCCCATGCTGCCGTGAGACGCAGAGTTCCACAGGGGACCCTGTTACATAACGGATCTGCAGATTGTTTGGGACTATTGGTGATCGAATTGGGGCAGCTCCGGGCCTATATGACATCAGATGAAGGCCGCGAGATCACCCTATACCGCCTCTTTGACCGGGATATCTGCTTGTTCTCTGCCTCCTGTATGTTGAGCAGCATCCAGTTTGACATCATCATCTGTGCAGAGAAGGAGACAGCATTCTGGATGATCCCAGCCGATTTCTATAAGCGCCTGATGGAACGGTCCGTTGCAGTTTCCAACTATACCAACCAGCTGATGGCCTCCCGCTTTACAGAGGTGATGTGGCTGGTGGAGCAAATTCTCTGGAAAAGCTTCGATCAGCGCCTGGCCCGCTTTTTGGTAGAGGAAAGCGCCCTGGAACAGACTTCCCTGCTGATAACGACCCATGAGAAAATCGCGGCTCATCTGGGAACAGCCCGGGAGGTTGTCACCCGGATGCTGAAATACTTTCAGTCTGAGGGGATGGTTCGCCTCACTCGCGGAGCCATTGAGCTTTTAGACCTAAAAAGGCTGGAAATCCTGGCGCAGATTTAA
- a CDS encoding NifB/NifX family molybdenum-iron cluster-binding protein: MARPRKCRRVCQVPHASGFIPVEMDTPLQGITLTVDEYESIRLIDREGLSQEECGQRMEIARATVQQIYAGARKKLADMLVEGLPLRIEGGDYRLCDGTGFTHGCGNCIKHRFHQQFSKSKGEHVMRIAVTYEDGQIFQHFGHTEQFKIYDVADGQITSAQVMSTNGSGHGALADVLNAAQVDTLICGGIGGGARAALDAAGIQLYGGVSGDADQAVAALLDGKLDYDPNVVCNHHGEGHHEGSCGEHHCGEHHCGE; encoded by the coding sequence ATCGCAAGACCCAGAAAATGCAGGCGTGTGTGTCAAGTGCCACACGCATCGGGCTTTATACCTGTGGAAATGGATACACCGCTTCAAGGCATTACGTTGACTGTTGACGAATATGAGAGCATCCGTCTCATTGATCGAGAGGGACTCTCCCAAGAGGAGTGTGGCCAGCGCATGGAAATTGCCAGGGCCACCGTGCAGCAAATCTATGCTGGAGCCCGGAAAAAGCTGGCGGATATGCTGGTGGAGGGACTGCCTCTGCGTATTGAGGGCGGCGACTACCGGCTCTGTGATGGGACGGGATTCACCCACGGCTGCGGCAACTGTATCAAGCACAGATTCCATCAACAATTTAGTAAATCCAAAGGAGAGCATGTCATGAGAATTGCAGTCACTTATGAAGATGGACAGATTTTTCAGCATTTTGGCCATACGGAACAATTTAAGATCTATGATGTGGCCGACGGCCAGATCACCTCTGCGCAGGTAATGAGCACCAATGGAAGCGGACACGGCGCTCTGGCGGACGTCCTGAACGCTGCTCAGGTGGACACGCTGATCTGCGGCGGAATCGGCGGCGGTGCCCGCGCAGCTCTCGATGCCGCAGGTATCCAGCTGTACGGCGGAGTTTCCGGGGACGCAGACCAGGCCGTAGCGGCGCTGTTAGACGGAAAGCTGGATTATGATCCCAATGTCGTGTGCAATCACCACGGTGAGGGACACCACGAAGGCAGCTGTGGAGAACATCACTGCGGAGAGCACCACTGTGGAGAATGA